TGCCAGCGTCGCCCTACAACAAGAAGTCGATAATGGCATGATTGACCCCGACAACCTGTCCGACATGGAGCAATGGTCAGACTTTTGGTGCAGTTGGGTTAACCTTGTCTTTGTCAAAGCCTATCTGCAAAACGCCAGCCAAGGCAACTTCCTCCCCGATACCCCACGGGAAATGCAAGTGCTACTCGACGCTTACATCCTGGAAAAATCAGTCTACGCCATTTCCTACGAACTCACCCATCGTCCCACTTGGGTGAGAATCCCCCTATCGCGTACTTTAAAACTCTTGCAAGTTTCTGATATGTCCTATCTGATTCCTCTTTTACAGTCCCGTAGCACTTCGGGCAGTCATGGGTAAGGGATAATAGGTTTGTAGATGGGGTATAACTCGCCCCTACTATAGCAGAGAAAGAGTTGGTGAGGACTCCGGTTCAAGAGTGAAACTTAGCTACCATCACCTATTCCCTATTCCCTAGCGCGCAGCGCTATAGAATAAAACCGCCTTCTCCTGCCCAGCGTACAAATTCTGTGGGAGAGGGCTATTTTCCATCGATTTTCCGCTTCATCCAGCAATAGATAAACGTCACCAGCAACCAACCCGAAGCACACCCGAACCCGACAACGGGATGAGCAGGAATAGGGGGTGTGTGACTGGGAATACTCGTCAGTTGTTGAATATGGGGGTCAACCAAAGTAGTTCCCAGGTTTTCCAGAACTTCCCGTTGTCGATTTTTAGCCAGTTTTTCGGGATTAATAAAGAAGTTTTCATATTGGCTTTCCATTGCATTTTTCTCCTGATTCTTCAACGTTTTTTGGGTATTGAAATCACGGTAGAAGAAGCTAAATAGGAATAAAATTAGACATAAGTAGAATTCAAATAGAATTTTTCTATTTAGGCTGAAACCTAGCCTAGGAACTAGAAACCCGGTTTCTTGAAGAAACCGGGTTTCTGAGCCGAGTGGTATATAATGAAAAAAATAAACTGTTGGGAAAATGAACAGAGAGCGTGAACGGCAGTTTCTTGAATATCTGGCGGATGAGTACGGGTTTTATCTCGATAGGCGCAAGGTCTTCTTGGCTCGTTTCGATCAAGCTAATGCCGATAAACCTCATAATCAGTTGCGGTTGTCTTTTGAGGATGGTTTGAACAAAAGACAGAAGATTCAAGATGAGTTGCAGAACATTGGTGAACGTTTAAAGCAAGATGGCTGTGAAATTGTCAGTAAGAAAGGACGCGCTAAAAAAGGTGAGAGTCCTTGGGAGCAGGCATATTACTGGTTATGGACAGTCAAGTTTCCGGAGTGGGAAAAAGACCATGAACCAGCAGAAAAGGGAATCGACTGGCAACAGCTCTGTACTGACGCATTTAACGAGGAGCAAGAACGGCGCAAGAGTGCCACAGAAATGGGGCATGAGGTCGAGGTTTATGTGCCCTTGGGATTGGTGAAGCGCAAGCAGCAACCGCGACGGACGGGGGAAGACATGCCCGGTGCGGAAGCGGGGATGCAGCAGTATGAACTGACGGAAAACGAGATCGAACAGCGCTACGAACACGAAGAATTTTTAGCGCAAGTGATTGGCAATGCGGGGAAAAATTGGGCGATTATTGGGGAGCCGGGAGCCGGAAAAACGACCTGGTTAGACCAGATTGGGCAGGAGTTGATTAAGAGAGAACGTTATCCGATTTGGATACCCTTGGCGCGGTTGCAGGGGATGACGCTGGAAGAGTTTTTACTGGAGAACAGGTGTTGGGGGAATGGTTTCAGTTAGCGGAAAATGTGGGATGGTTGAATGTTGTCTATCGGGATACTCGCACCGATGAGCCGGTTTATGCCTTTTTCCATTTGACATTTCAGGAGTATTTTGCCGCTTGTGCAGTGGCAGATTGGCACTTTTTTCTACCGTCGGATCATTCGCCAGAACAGCCTTCGAGCCAACCCTATCGGATTTTTGAATCTCGTTGGCGCGAGGTGATTTTATTGTGGTTGGGGCGTGGAGATGTGGAGGATAAGAAGGAGGAGTTTATTCAGGCGTTGGTGAATTTTAAAGATGGAATGGATGCTCAGTTTTACAAGTTTTCTGCTTTATGGTTAGCTGCGGCTGGTATTAGTGAGTTTAAATCTCGTTCTCTTGCCGATAAAATTATCCCGCAGCTTGTGAAATGGGGGTTTGGATATTTCAATATCAAGAAACAGCAATGGCAAACATTTCTCGATCCGATTCAATACGGAGCTAGGGACATCCTACCCCAAACTGACCGACAACGGGCAATTAAAGAACTCTGCGATCTGCTCGAATGTCTCCAATGTCCTACAGATACCCGTAGACGGGTGGCTGTGAGTTTAGGAAGCATCAACCCAGGAAATGCTCAGGTGATCGCTGTTCTCGAAGAAATTTTTAGGGAGGCTGAGGATATACATCCCCGTATGTGGGTAGCTTATAGTTTAGGGAACACTGACCCAGGAAATGCTCAGGCGATCTCCGCTTTGCAGGAAATTCTCAAGGAGACTCAGGATACATATACCCGTATGCAAGCAGCTTTGATTTTAAAGGAAATCGACCCAGAAAATGTTCGGGCGATCTCTGTTCTGAAGGAAACTAAGCATGGTAATACTGGTTGGCAGGTGGCTGAGAGTTCAGGGAAGAGAGACCCGGAACATCCCCAAGAGATCCCTGCTCTAGTTAAACTTCTCAAGGAGACTAACGATTATAGTATCTGTTTGCAGGCGGTTTGGACTTTAGGGAAAATCGGACAAGGAAATGCTGAGGCGATCAATTCGCTGGTGCAACTTTTACACCAAACTGAGGATGATACTACTTGTTGGCAAATAGTTGAGAGTCTAGGGGATATTCTCACTACCCATAAACAACGGCAAGAGATAGTCTTGGCTCTCCAACCTTACCTGAGCAATGAAAAAAACGAAAATAACTTGCACCTTTTTGATAATTGCTACGAACTCCTCTGGAAGATTGCCCAAGACCTCCCCTACACCGACTTCTACCGCGCTTGGCATCATCTCGACACTGCCCCCCATCCCGAAGTCGCAGACCAATGAGGATAAACTGGCCAAAGCCTTCAGTAACCGCATCTTTCCGCAACTCTTTCCTGGGGAAACCCTCCCCAAAATTAGCGACTCTTTCGACCTGGAAACCGAACTCACCAACGCCCAACTGCGCCACCCCCACATTGCCCTGATTCTGGACAACGGCGACCCGCAAGAGTGCCTCCTGCATCTGTGCCAGTTCCTCGCTCCCACCGTCTCCATTGCCTGGATTACCCCCACTCCCCTGGATGCTCCCCTGCGCGGCTTCCCCCCGGAGCAGGAGCATTTGGTCTCGGCGCTGCAATATTGGCTAGACTCCCTGGCGTGAAAAGAAACCCGGTTTTTCAGGACTTTCCTGGTGGAATACCAATGTAGCAAGAAACCCGGTTTCTATCCCTCATCCTCTCGTTCTCGTCGAGTCAGATAACGAACTTCTTCGAGTAAAACATTAAATCGTGCATCACTTTCCGCTTGTCGCTCCTTAATTAATTCCATATCTCGTTGATTTTGAGCCGCAACTTGTAAGAGCGCTTGACTGGTTACTCTCAACCCATCCACGCTATCTTTGATCTCACTAACACTATCTCTGAGTTCATCTACACTCGAAGCCAACTCATCGAGCATTTCATCCGTCCAACGTTGTCTAACCATTTGTCCTCCTGATTCAGGGAAATGATCGCCGTCATCTAGCTCCAATCGTATTATCGCAAAAATCAAATAGGGTGTATGAATAACGCATCCTACTGGACTGTTTCATCTAATTTGATGCATTAGATTTCCTTCGTAGTGAGGGCTTGAGCAATCTCCAGCTAGGCTTTTAAGCACTCTTCGTGCTTACACCAAACAAAGCCCTATTTTAGGTGAAACAATCCACTACTGCTCTTCGTTGGGAGGTGCAAAAGAAAACCGGTTTTCTACCCCGGCCAATCCTGTACTAAGATCGGATGATGCAGTTAAGGGTCTTGAACAGATGAAAATTGGATCTCAATATTTGGGAAACAACCAGTGTGAATTTCGAGTTTGGGCCCCTCAACGGCAAGAAGTTGCTGTTCACCTGGTTTCTCCCCAAGAGCGGCTAATTCCCCTTTCACGAGACGAACAGGGGTATTGGTCGGCAACCATTAGTGATGTTCAACCTGGAAGCCTCTACTTTTATCAACTCGACACTACCCTAGACCGTCCTGACCCCGCTTCCTCCCTGCAACCGAAAGGGGTTCACGATGCCTCGCAAGTCGTGGATCATCAAGGGTTTGTCTGGCAAGATCGAGACTGGAACGGTCTGCCCTTAGAGCAATATGCGATCTACGAACTGCATGTGGGCACGTTTACGACTGAAGGAACTTTTACAGCGATTATTGACCGACTGCCAGATTTACTCGATTTAGGCATTAACGCCATTGAACTGATGCCGGTTGCCGCGTTTCCCGGTAGTCGCAACTGGGGATATGATGGGGTCTATCTCTATGGGGTGCAATCCTCCTATGGAGGGCCGGATGGACTGAAAACCCTGGTGAATGCCTGTCATCAAGCGGGAATTGCCGTCATTCTGGATGTGGTTTACAACCATTTTGGCCCGGAGGGCAATTATCTTTGGGATTATGGCCCCTATTTCACCAATAAATATCGCACCCCTTGGGGGGATGCGGTCAATTATGACGATGCAGCAAGTGACCAGGTACGCAATTTCTTTATCGAAAATGCCCTCTATTGGCTAGAAGAATATCATATCGATGCTCTGCGTTTGGATGCAGTTCATGCCATTTATGATTTTAGCGCCCAGCCTTTTCTGCAACAGTTGGGGGCAGCCGTGGAAGCCTTGGATCAAAAGTTAGGATATACCCATTATTTAATTGCGGAAAGCGATCTAAATGACGTGCGAGTTCTCCAGTCCCGGGAGACGGGTGGGTGGGGACATCATAGTCAATGGTGTGATGATTTTCACCATGCTCTCCATAGCGTGTTAACGGGAGAGACTTCAGGATATTACGAAGATTTCGGTCAGGTAAGCCACTTAGCGAAGGCTTATCGCGAAGGTTATGTGTATTCAGGTCAATATTCAGTCCATCGTCAGCGCTCCCATGGCAATTCCTCGTTAAGCTACCCAGGGGAGTGTTTTGTGGTCTGTATCCAAAATCATGACCAAGTGGGAAATCGATTAGCTGGCGATCGCCTCTCTACCCTAGTTGGATTCGATCAGTTAAAATTAGCAGCAGCCGCTGTATTGCTCTCTCCCTTTATCCCCATGTTATTCATGGGAGAAGAATATGGAGAAACCGCGCCCTTTCAGTATTTTATCAGCCATGGCGACCCCGATTTAGTGGCAGCCGTACGTAAAGGAAGAGCCGAAGAATTTAAGTCATTTGGTTGGCAAAAAGAAGTCCCTGACCCCCAAAGTGTGGACGTATTTGAGGAATCGACCTTAAACTGGGAATTAGGACAACAAGGAAATCATAAAATTCTGCGATCGCTCCATAAAACCCTCATCGAATTACGCAAAACTCATCCTGCTTTAGCCTCCCTTAAAACAGAGCATACAAAAGTGATACATCCCACGGATACCTCCGTGATTCTCCTCCATCGTCACGCTAACACTTCTCATGTCTATATCTGTCTAAATTTCAACTCCGATCCGATTACCTTCACCCCCTCCATTCCCCCTGGAGTTTGGACAAAAATCCTTGATTCTGCCGCTCCACAATGGAGCGGTTTCGGACAAACCAACCCCCAAGAACTGAGCGCAGGCAAAGAAATCACGCTCTCCGGTTGGGGATTTGTCTTGTATACTCAATCCTAGCGTTAAATTCCATTGATTGTGTACCCAATACCATTTCTATTAAGGCAAATTGCTCTCCGCCCTTTGTTAGCACCTTTTTAAGCGCCACTTCAGAGCAAAATGCTATAACTCCTGGATTGACGCTATAATCAATCCGAACTGTTTTTCTGATATACTACTTTATGAAAATTCCCACCGCGACCTATCGACTCCAATTTACCCCCCAATTTACCTTTGAAATAGCTCAGTCCATTCTTCGCTACTTATCTGAATTAGGGATTTCTGATATTTACGCTTCTCCCATCTTGAAAGCTCAAAGTGGTAGCACCCATGGCTATGATGTAGTCGATCCCAATCAAATTAACCCCGAACTCGGTGGAGAAGAACAGTTTGAAAAGCTCATTGAAGGGGTGCAAAAACACAAACTTGGCTGGATACAAGATATTGTCCCTAACCATATGGCCTTTAGTAGCCAAAATCCCTTGTTAGTGGATGTTCTAGAGAATGGCCCCAACTCTCAATACAAAGACTATTTTGATATTGATTGGGAACATCCCTATGAAGGCATTAGACACCGAGTTTTAGCCCCATTTTTAGGTAAATTTTATGGAGATTGTCTAGAAAGTGGTGAACTAAAAATCCAGTATAAAAAAAAAGGGTTTACGATTAACTATTGGGATTGGAATTTCCCCATTCAGATTGAGTCTTATAGCAAAATATTAGACCATAATTCCGAGCGATTGCGAAACAAGCTAGGCAGAACTCATCCAGATTTTGTTAAATTCCTAGGTGTATTGTACGCAATTAATGCTATTCAATATATTCCCAGCAGTGCAGGTTACCGAGAACGGTACGAACAGATTAGTTTTATTAAAAGCATGATTTGGGAGTTGTGGAATGACAATCCTGAAATTAAAGTCTTTATAGAAGAGAATATTCAAGTCTTTAATGGAGAGGTCGGTAAACCTGAAAGTTTTGATCTACTGGATGACTTACTCAATGAGCAGTTCTTTAGGCTCTCTTTCTGGAAAGTGGGAAATGAAGAACTCAATTACCGGCGTTTCTTTACCGTTAATGATTTAATTTGTGTGAGAGTGGAAGATAGAGCCGTTTTCGATCAAAGTCATAAGCTGATTTTGCAGTTGATAGAAGAAAACAAAATCACCGGATTAAGAATCGATCATATTGATGGCTTGTACGATCCCAAACAATATCTAATTCGATTGAGAAATCAGGCAGAAAATGCCTATATTATAGCAGAAAAAATTATCGAACCTCATGAGAAATTGAGAGTGAATTGGCCGATTGAAGGAACGACCGGCTATGATTTCTTGAACTATATCAATGGGATTTTTTGCTATCAAGACTCGGAAGCAGAATTCGATCAGTGCTATAGCCAATTTATTGGTGATGTCTTGAAATGCGATAAGTTAATTGATGAGAATAAACGCAAAATCCTGGAAAAACATCTAGCAGGAGATATTGATAACTTAGCGCATTTGCTCAAACGGATTGCTGACCAGTATCGCTATTCGAGTGACTTTACCATTTATGGGTTGAAAGCGGCTTTGGTGGAAGTGATGGCAGCCTTCTCGGTCTATCGGACGTATATTAGCGGAGAAGTCAGTGGAGAGGAAGTCAATTATGAAGTGAGTACCCTAGACCAAGACTGTATTGCTCAAGTGATTGCCAAGACACAAGAAAATATTCCTAGCTTTTTGAATGAGCTAATTAACGAAATTAGTTTTATTAAAAAGTTCTTGTTGCTGCAATTTGATGACAATTTAACCCCAGAAGACAAAAAACAATGGCTGCATTTTGTCATGCGTCAACAGCAGTTCACGGGGCCGCTGATGGCCAAGTCGGTAGAGGATACGGTTTTATATATCTATAACCGCTTGGTGTCTTTAAATGAGGTCGGTTCTACACCCGGTCAATTTGGGTTTTATCTAGAAGAGTTCCATGGGTTTAATCAAGAGCGGTGTTCAAATTGGCCCCATGCGATGAATGGCACATCTACCCATGATACAAAACGGGGGGAAGATATGCGCTCTAGAATTAATGTGCTGTCGGAAATCCCGGAGGAATGGAGTACCTATATAAAAGATTGGAAAAAGATGAATGCGGGGTATAAAGACACGGTGCGCGGTTTAGATGTGCCCACTCCCAATGATGAATATTTCCTCTATCAGACTCTGTTGGGAATTTATCCTTTTGATGACCAAGATAAAGGGGAATTTGTACAACGGATTAAGGAGTATTTAATCAAGGCTATTCGGGAAGCGAAGGTCAATACGGCATGGTTGCGTCCGGATACGGCCTATGAGGAAGGATTCCTGAAGTTTGTGGATAGTTTATTTAAGGAGACGAAGCAGAATAAGTTTTTACCCTCGTTCCGTCAATTCCAGCAGAAAATTCAACATTACGGTATTTTCAACTCCCTTTCACAAACGCTGCTAAAAATTACGGTTCCGGGTGTGCCTGATTTTTATCAGGGAACGGAGTTATGGGATTTAACGTTGGTCGATCCAGATAACCGGCGGCCAGTAGACTTTAAGAAGCGATTAAAGTTGCTTAATGAAATTCGATCGCAGTGGAAAAAGAATAAGTCTGCTTTATTTACCGATCTTCTCCAGCACCCAAAAGAAGGTAAAATTAAGCTGTTTACTATTGTTCAATCCCTCAAGGCTCGTCAAGACTATCAAGAATTGTTTCAACGGGGAGATTACCAGAAGTTGCCGGTTAATGGGAGTTTAAAATCTCATATTGTAACGTTTATGAGGACTTGGAATGAGCAAAGTGCAATTGTGATCGCTCCCCGGTTTTTAACTCAATTAATTAAGGAAGATGAATACCCCTTGGGGGAACAAGTTTGGCATGAAACTCGAATTTCTTTACCCACGGGGTCTTCTGCGGTGTGGAAAGATGCGATTACGGGGCAAGAAATCCAAGGTGAAAATACTCTGTGGATGCGGGAGATTCTCAACCAATTTCCCGTAGCCTTGCTGATTAAACAAACTTCATAAACCAAGTGGTCATCGGGACATTAGGCCAAATGACTTAATGACTATGCCAAATTTGTTCTCGATAAAAAGCAAAGGCATCAAACATAGCCCCGACGAGACTACAGGTGACTCCAAGCACCAGTAATCCTTCTAGGGGTTCTCCATTGCCAAAAATGGCTAAGAAATGCCAAATGAGGCTTTCTCCGGTTTGGGATAGGGTTGTTAATCCAGGAATTCGAGTCCCTACATCCAAGCCAATCATAACTCCTCCAATCAGAATCCAAGGAGCAACAAAACTGAGTAAAATGGCTAAACACAGGGAACGGACAAAAATCAGTAAAAGGTTCATATGAGTTATATCCAGTAAACCTCACTTCATGGAGGACAACTGGGTGTCATCCGTTTCTACAATAGGCGGAATTTTTCCATTTCGACCAAGAATACAAAAAACTTAAATTTTTCTTTTTAAATCTTTTTGAAGATATGTGGCAAAAAATGAGAGTAAGGTTGGGTGATTTTGGTGTTTTTGCTCTGGATTAAAATCAGAATGTTGAATTTTGTATCAGGGATGACGGATGAGAGTTTGATCCCGAAGTGTTGAACAGTATCTATACCTATGCATTCAACTTTGAGATTTTAAGACGATCCTTTTATTAAGGACGTATTGAGTAAAAATCTTTACAAAAATTCCTTGAAATCCCCTCAAAGATAGCAAGATTGTCACAAGTTTTTCACATCTCAATTATAAGATAGTTGTACTTCATACCGAAGGGGTTGAAGTGAGCGGTTGATGTGAGGTTCTCCATGGTTACTCTATCTGGTTCTTCATCTGCTAGAAAGATGACTCCTAGCCGTAGCTCTTCTTCAGGGCGTTGGATTGGGATCAAGCTAATGGGGAGTTTGCGATCGCGCATGACTCTCTTTATCCTGTTAGGGGTTGTCCCTATTGTCCTAGGCGCTCTGCAATTACAAGCTTTCGATGCGGGACGGCTCATTAACCAGGAGAGTGGACAAATTCTTGACCTTCAAGCCCAACGATTAGCCGATCGCGTCACGCAATGGGATCGGATGAATACCTTACTGGTGCAAAACCTCAGCCGTGAACCTGGACTCTCTCAACTGACTCCCCAACAACTACGTCCCCTACTACAATCTACTCACCATACTTATCAAGAGCAGGTTTGGAGTATTGGAGCTGCAAACCAAGAGGGTAGATTTATCGCCCTGAGCGAACAAGAAACGATTAAACCGATCGATTTTAGCGATCGCAAATGGTTCCAAGGAGCCATGAAAGGACAACCCATTACCCGTGAAACCCTTATCACTCGAGGGACGGGAGAACCCGCAGTGATTTTTTCCGCTCCCGTTTATGCAGAAACCGGCGATCGCTTCCATCCCCAAGGAGTGATCCGCATGGGTATGGTATTAACGGAACTTTCTAATGTGATTGGTGTAACCCACATTGGTAAAACGGGCTTTGCCTTTCTCGTTGATGAACAAGGTCAACTGTTAGCCCATCCAAACCGGCAATTACTACAAAATAAGCTTCAGGATTTTAGCTCCTATCCCCCAGTTCAACAGCTTTTAAAGGGTGAAGAAGGACTCTTAAAATTTGAAGATAGCGATCGCATCCATTGGTTATCCATATCTGTCAAATTAGCCAATGGTTGGGGAGTCGTTCTCATGCAGCAAGCATCTGAAGTCTCCGCTCCCCAGAACTATTATCATCGTTCAGCGGTTACCCTCAGTATACTCACCTTAATTGTTGTCGGTTCAATCACTTGGCATTTTAGTCGTTGGGTGACTCAACCGTTAACCGATTTGACAGAAGCCGTATGGAACCTCTCTAAGGGACAGTGGACTCAACGAGTCTATCTCTCGCAAGAGGACGAATTGGGAACCCTCGCCAAAGCATTCAATCGGATGGCGGCTCAGTTACAGCTCACGTTTAAGGCATTAGAAGGAGCTAAAAAAGATTTAGAATTCAAAGTGGTAGAACGTACCCAGCAACTCAATACGACATTAGAAGAATTAAAACACACTCAAGCTCAGATGGTTCAAAGTGAAAAAATGTCTAGCTTGGGACAGATGGTGGCGGGAGTTGCCCATGAAATCAATAATCCAGTCAGTTTTATTCATGGAAATTTAACCCACGCCCAAACCTATACCAAAGACCTGTTATCCTTGGTGCAGCTCTATCAAGAGCATTATCCCCAACCTCCTGAAGCCATCCAACAAGAAATAGAGGCGATCGAACTTGATTTCCTCAGCGAAGATTTTCCTAAAACCCTGCAATCCATGCAAGTAGGAACCGTCAGAATTCGGGAAATTGTCAAATCCTTGCGTAACTTTTCCCGTTTGGATGAATCAGAAGTTAAGGCAGTCGATGTGCATGAAGGCATTGATAGCACCTTGATGATTTTACAAAATCGCCTTAAATGCTGTCAGAGTTGTGCGGCTATTGAAGTGACTAAAAATTATCAGGAACTTCCCTTAATCAATTGCTATCCCGGACAACTCAATCAAGTCTTTATGAATTTGTTGAGTAATGCCATTGATGTTCTTGATGAACGACAGCAGCAATTAGACCGCAAAACATTGAAAGATCATCCCAGCCGGATCGCGATTAAGACAGAAGCTCTAGGAGATGCATGGGTTGCTATTCGCATTCATGATAATGGCTCTGGAATTCCACAGTCAGTACAACCTCGTTTGTTTGATCCCTTTTTCACAACCAAACCTATCGGTAAAGGGACTGGTTTAGGACTATCCATTAGCTATCAAATTATCACCCA
The Roseofilum reptotaenium CS-1145 DNA segment above includes these coding regions:
- a CDS encoding NACHT C-terminal alpha/beta 1 domain-containing protein is translated as MPKTSPTPTSTALGIISTLPPIPKSQTNEDKLAKAFSNRIFPQLFPGETLPKISDSFDLETELTNAQLRHPHIALILDNGDPQECLLHLCQFLAPTVSIAWITPTPLDAPLRGFPPEQEHLVSALQYWLDSLA
- a CDS encoding HEAT repeat domain-containing protein; its protein translation is MDTLGAVAGDDAGRVFTGEQVLGEWFQLAENVGWLNVVYRDTRTDEPVYAFFHLTFQEYFAACAVADWHFFLPSDHSPEQPSSQPYRIFESRWREVILLWLGRGDVEDKKEEFIQALVNFKDGMDAQFYKFSALWLAAAGISEFKSRSLADKIIPQLVKWGFGYFNIKKQQWQTFLDPIQYGARDILPQTDRQRAIKELCDLLECLQCPTDTRRRVAVSLGSINPGNAQVIAVLEEIFREAEDIHPRMWVAYSLGNTDPGNAQAISALQEILKETQDTYTRMQAALILKEIDPENVRAISVLKETKHGNTGWQVAESSGKRDPEHPQEIPALVKLLKETNDYSICLQAVWTLGKIGQGNAEAINSLVQLLHQTEDDTTCWQIVESLGDILTTHKQRQEIVLALQPYLSNEKNENNLHLFDNCYELLWKIAQDLPYTDFYRAWHHLDTAPHPEVADQ
- a CDS encoding ATP-binding protein, whose product is MTPSRSSSSGRWIGIKLMGSLRSRMTLFILLGVVPIVLGALQLQAFDAGRLINQESGQILDLQAQRLADRVTQWDRMNTLLVQNLSREPGLSQLTPQQLRPLLQSTHHTYQEQVWSIGAANQEGRFIALSEQETIKPIDFSDRKWFQGAMKGQPITRETLITRGTGEPAVIFSAPVYAETGDRFHPQGVIRMGMVLTELSNVIGVTHIGKTGFAFLVDEQGQLLAHPNRQLLQNKLQDFSSYPPVQQLLKGEEGLLKFEDSDRIHWLSISVKLANGWGVVLMQQASEVSAPQNYYHRSAVTLSILTLIVVGSITWHFSRWVTQPLTDLTEAVWNLSKGQWTQRVYLSQEDELGTLAKAFNRMAAQLQLTFKALEGAKKDLEFKVVERTQQLNTTLEELKHTQAQMVQSEKMSSLGQMVAGVAHEINNPVSFIHGNLTHAQTYTKDLLSLVQLYQEHYPQPPEAIQQEIEAIELDFLSEDFPKTLQSMQVGTVRIREIVKSLRNFSRLDESEVKAVDVHEGIDSTLMILQNRLKCCQSCAAIEVTKNYQELPLINCYPGQLNQVFMNLLSNAIDVLDERQQQLDRKTLKDHPSRIAIKTEALGDAWVAIRIHDNGSGIPQSVQPRLFDPFFTTKPIGKGTGLGLSISYQIITQRHGGRLWFQSSPEQGTEFVVEIPVIN
- the treZ gene encoding malto-oligosyltrehalose trehalohydrolase, with product MKIGSQYLGNNQCEFRVWAPQRQEVAVHLVSPQERLIPLSRDEQGYWSATISDVQPGSLYFYQLDTTLDRPDPASSLQPKGVHDASQVVDHQGFVWQDRDWNGLPLEQYAIYELHVGTFTTEGTFTAIIDRLPDLLDLGINAIELMPVAAFPGSRNWGYDGVYLYGVQSSYGGPDGLKTLVNACHQAGIAVILDVVYNHFGPEGNYLWDYGPYFTNKYRTPWGDAVNYDDAASDQVRNFFIENALYWLEEYHIDALRLDAVHAIYDFSAQPFLQQLGAAVEALDQKLGYTHYLIAESDLNDVRVLQSRETGGWGHHSQWCDDFHHALHSVLTGETSGYYEDFGQVSHLAKAYREGYVYSGQYSVHRQRSHGNSSLSYPGECFVVCIQNHDQVGNRLAGDRLSTLVGFDQLKLAAAAVLLSPFIPMLFMGEEYGETAPFQYFISHGDPDLVAAVRKGRAEEFKSFGWQKEVPDPQSVDVFEESTLNWELGQQGNHKILRSLHKTLIELRKTHPALASLKTEHTKVIHPTDTSVILLHRHANTSHVYICLNFNSDPITFTPSIPPGVWTKILDSAAPQWSGFGQTNPQELSAGKEITLSGWGFVLYTQS
- the treY gene encoding malto-oligosyltrehalose synthase, whose product is MKIPTATYRLQFTPQFTFEIAQSILRYLSELGISDIYASPILKAQSGSTHGYDVVDPNQINPELGGEEQFEKLIEGVQKHKLGWIQDIVPNHMAFSSQNPLLVDVLENGPNSQYKDYFDIDWEHPYEGIRHRVLAPFLGKFYGDCLESGELKIQYKKKGFTINYWDWNFPIQIESYSKILDHNSERLRNKLGRTHPDFVKFLGVLYAINAIQYIPSSAGYRERYEQISFIKSMIWELWNDNPEIKVFIEENIQVFNGEVGKPESFDLLDDLLNEQFFRLSFWKVGNEELNYRRFFTVNDLICVRVEDRAVFDQSHKLILQLIEENKITGLRIDHIDGLYDPKQYLIRLRNQAENAYIIAEKIIEPHEKLRVNWPIEGTTGYDFLNYINGIFCYQDSEAEFDQCYSQFIGDVLKCDKLIDENKRKILEKHLAGDIDNLAHLLKRIADQYRYSSDFTIYGLKAALVEVMAAFSVYRTYISGEVSGEEVNYEVSTLDQDCIAQVIAKTQENIPSFLNELINEISFIKKFLLLQFDDNLTPEDKKQWLHFVMRQQQFTGPLMAKSVEDTVLYIYNRLVSLNEVGSTPGQFGFYLEEFHGFNQERCSNWPHAMNGTSTHDTKRGEDMRSRINVLSEIPEEWSTYIKDWKKMNAGYKDTVRGLDVPTPNDEYFLYQTLLGIYPFDDQDKGEFVQRIKEYLIKAIREAKVNTAWLRPDTAYEEGFLKFVDSLFKETKQNKFLPSFRQFQQKIQHYGIFNSLSQTLLKITVPGVPDFYQGTELWDLTLVDPDNRRPVDFKKRLKLLNEIRSQWKKNKSALFTDLLQHPKEGKIKLFTIVQSLKARQDYQELFQRGDYQKLPVNGSLKSHIVTFMRTWNEQSAIVIAPRFLTQLIKEDEYPLGEQVWHETRISLPTGSSAVWKDAITGQEIQGENTLWMREILNQFPVALLIKQTS